TCATTATCTTCCGGTCAGCATGGCAGAGACGATCGCCACACCAATGGTGACCACGCTCCACACGCCCCCTTTCTGCTGGCTCGAGAGCGGCATCCGCCTCAATCGCGGAGCAATGCGGTACGTGGCGGTCTCGCAGGCAACGGCTGACATGTGGAGCCATGTCGCGGAGGTGCACGACATCGTCCCCAACGGTATCGATCTGCGCCACTTTCCGTACTTCCCTGCCAGCGACGACCTTCCTTATCTGGTGTGGTATGGTCGCATCGTGCCCGAGAAGGGGCTTGACCATGCGATCGATGCTGCTCGGCTGGCCGACATACCGCTGCGGATTGCCGGGCCCGTGTCGGACGCCTGCTATTATAATGAAATGATCCTTCCACGGCTGGGCGGGGAGATCACCCATGTCGGCCACCTCGCACACGACCAACTCGCAGGTCTGGTCGGGAGAGCGAGCGCGGCCTTGTGCACGCCGCGCTGGGAAGAACCTTATGGACTTGTTGTGGCGGAAGCTCTGGCGTGCGGTACACCGGTTGCTGCTTATCGTCGCGGAGGCGTTCCCTCCCTCCTCAATAAAGACTGTGGCGTGCTTGCCCAACCCGACGATGTGGCGTCTCTCGCAGCAGCAGCCATCGCCGCGACCCGGCTCAGTCGTCCGGCTTGCCGCGCCTATGCCGAGCGGCACTGTGACGCTGAACGAATGGTCGATCGATATGAGGCGGTGTATCGGGAGCTTCGTGCGATGCCGTCCTGCGTGAACGACCTGACGGTTGACGCAATGCCCGTCATGGCGAGCGTTGCGTGAGCGTCGAAGTCTGTGTCTGCATACCCGCGCGCAACGAAGCCGATCGTATCGCCACGTTGATCGATGCCTTGGCAATGCAAACCGTCGATAGGCCCTTCGGGGTCGTACTGTGCGTGAACAACAGTAGCGACGACACCGGGGGCGTCGCCCAGCACGCGGCCGCGCGATGCGAGGGACGGTTCACGCTCACCCAGATCGAGTGCTTTTTCGAGCCCCCACTAGCACATGCCGGCTCGGCGCGTCGCGCTGCCATGGAGCTTGGTGCCGAGATGCTCGGAAACACCGGGCTGCTCATCTCAACAGATGCCGATTGCAGGCCCCCTGCCGACTGGATCGCCGCCAATCTTGCGGCCGGTGGATCTGACCGGATCATCGGAGGCCGCATCGAACTGGATGAAGCCGACGCGGATGAATACCCCGCGATCTTTGCTTTCCGGCGGCATTTCGACGCGTACTGGCAGCGCGTGCGCGCGATCGAGGACAGCATCGATCCCTCGCCTTGGGATCCGGCACCCCGCCATGGTGACCATACCGGCGCCAGCCTTGCATTGTCGGTCGAACTCTACCAGCGGTCGGGCGGCGTGCCGCTGCAGCCCAGCGGCGAGGACCGTGCTCTGGTTGAGGCCGCGATCGTGGCGGGGGGCAAGCTCGTTCACCCCCAGACGGTGTGGACGCGCACGTCGGCCCGAACCAGAGGCCGCGCCACAGGCGGTATGGCAGAAGACCTCCAGCGCTGGGCCGACGCCGAAGCGCGCGGGGAGCTGCCAAATGTCCCGCACTTCGACCATTGGGAGGCGCGCGCACTGTGGCGCCGCGATTTTCGACAAGGCCGTGGCACCAAAGCGCTGATGGAAGCCGAGCGCCTCCTACCCGCCATGCCATGCGACATGGCATTGCCGATGGTGAGTGGCTCATGAGCCGGCCGATCGGCTATTATGTCCACCACCATGGCGATGGACACCGCCAGCGCGCGATCGCGATCGGGCAAGCCCTCGAGCATGGCGCGACGTTGCTGGGCACAGGCCTCAAAAATCGAAGCGGCAACCTACCGGTGGTGGATCTGCCGGACGATCGAATGGACGATGGCTTCGCGGGAATCGACCGGGTCGAACGTCCCACCTCGCTCCATTATGCGCCGATCGACCACGAAGGCATCCGACAGCGAACGGCTTTGATCGCCCGATGGATTGCGGAGGAGCGTCCCCAACTGCTTGTCGTCGACGTATCGGTCGAGATTGCGATGCTGGCTCGCCTAGCATCCGCACCGACCGTGTACGTCCGGCTGTCCGGCAAACGGCTGGACGAGCCTCATCTGGATGCTTTCCGAAGCGCGGAGGGCCTGATCGCACCGTTCCATGAGGCGCTCGACGATGACGAAACGCCAGACTGGCTTCGGGAGAAAACCTTCTACGCCCCGCTCATCAACGGCATCGGCGCGGCAGCGGACGAGATCGAAAAGGACGTCGTGCTGGTCGTGCTGGGCCGTGGGGGTGGCGTCAGTGATGGCGATCGCTGGGCGCAGGCGGCGCGCGCGGTGCCGGATCGTCGGTGGCGTGTGGTCGGCGCCTGCACCGTGCCGCCCACCCTGCCGCCTAATCTCGAATTGCGCGGGTGGGTGGATGATGCGGCCTCGTTGATCGGCAGCGCCGGCGTTGTTGTTGGTGCAGCCGGCGACGGCGTCGTGAGCGCCGTTCTCGCGAATAGACGACCCTTCATCTGCCTGCCGGAAACGCGCCCGTTCGATGAACAGATTTCGAAAGCGAAGCGGCTCAATTCGCTTGGTGCGGCCGCCGTCTCGCTGGATTGGCCGCAACCGACTGACTGGCCACAGCTGCTTGCGGATGCGGTCCGAGTGGCTTCGGCGTGGCCGCGCGAACTGGAAACACCAGGCGGGTCCGAACGGGTCGCGCGCTGGCTTGAAGCGTTGGGCCAGCAGGATTCTTTCTCGCGGAGCCGTATTGCATGACCCTGTCCGTCCAACCGCGCTCCGAGCAAGGAGGCGATATCGTTTCGCGACTGACCGAATTGGGCGCACGCTATGATGCCGCGCCCCACTTTCCGGTCGAGAGCCTGCGGGCGCTCCGTAATGCGGGCTATCATCGCCGTTTTGCACCCAGCATCTGTGGCGGCGACGTCTTCACGGATCCCCATACACGCGCCGCGCAGATGGCGCGGGCGCTTCGCGAGGTCGGGCGTGGGGATCTGAGTGTCGGCCGGCTCTTTGAAGGGCATGTCAACGCACTCCAACTGTTCGACTGGTATGCCACGTCGGAACAGCTTGAATGGCTGACCGGCGCCTTGAATGCCGGCGCATGGTTTGGCGTCTGGGCAACCGAGCCACAACCCGGAGTCCGCCTCGAACTCCGGGATCCGCCGACGCTCTCGGGCGAGAAGATGTTTGCCAGCGGCGCGGGCGGCCTCGAGCATGCTCTGGTGACCGCGGCGGTCGACGGCGGTGAGCGACGTCTCGTGATCGTGCCCGCCAACGACACCTGCCGGGCCGACGTGTCGGGATGGCGGGTACGCGGCATGCGCGCGAGCGTCAGTGGTCGGTATTCGCTCGACGGTGTTTCCGTCGATCCGGAGATGCTGCTCGGGGCCTCGGGCGACTATGACCGTGACCCCCGTTTCACCGCGGGAGCCTGGCGTTTCTGCGCCGTCCAGCTCGGCGGAATCGAGGCCTTGATCATCGAAGTGCGCCAATCCATGAGCGACACGGCGCGTGAAGATCCGCTGCAGCGGGCCCGCTTCGCCGAGGCTGTGGTTGCGACGCGCAGCGCGGGTTTCTGGGTCGAGGAAGCGGCCCGTCGCTTCGCAGCCGATGATGAGGACGCCATCGCAATTGCGCGACTGACGCGTGGCGTTGTCGAACAGGCGGGCTTCACCGTGATGGAAGCCGCCGCGCGCATTCTCGGCACGCGCAGCGCCTTCGACGGAGAGCGCGCGGACAAGATCATCCGCGACCTATCGCTTTACCTTCGCCAAGCCGGTCCGGACCACGCGCGCGACGAGGCGGCCAAAGCGCTTCTCGATCGGGATATCTGGCACGGGGACGATCTTTGGTGGTGACGGCCGAGCGTTTGACGCAAAGCCGATGGGCACGGGCGCGATGGTTGATCCTGGCACCGCATCCCGACGACGAAACGCTGGGCGCAGGCGCCCTGATCGCTCATGCCGCGGCAATCGAACGGTTGGGCGGGGTCGTATTCCTGACCGATGGGACGGGCTCGCATCCGGCCGGTACGCCGCGCGTCGCTATGATCCGTCGCCGCGAGGCAGGTCAGGCAATTCGCAGACTGGGTGGCGGCGGCGTCCGCCTCTACTGGCTCGGATGGCGGGACGCCCATCCTCACGATGCCCGCAGCGTCGCTTTTGTCCGGACCGCCAGGATCCTCGGAGCGCTTCTGCGCTCTTGTCGAATTGATGCGATTGCGGTCTCAGACCGGACCGAGGCACATTGCGATCATGTCGCGGCCTTCGAGCTCGCCGAAGGAGCGATGCGGGCAGCAAGGCGTCGTGTGACCCTATTCGCCTATCATGTCTGGAGCGCGAACCCGGCGTCGGTGCGGCGTATCGTGACACCGGTCATGCCGCCCGGTCGGCGACGACATGCGCTGCGCTCGCATCGCAGTCAGATGTCGCCCGTCCTTGGCAACGGCTTTCGATTGCCTTCGGAAAAGTTGCGCATGCCCGGAAATGATACACTCACCTTGAGGAGCCTGCGGCGATGAGCCGATCCAGCCTGAACGCCGCCTATTTCGACGGTATTTTCGAGTCGGACGACGATCCGTGGGATCTGGCAAGCAGCGCCTATGAAGCCGCCAAGTTCAGGCACACGCATGATGCCCTCGCTGGCCGACGTTACGCGCGGGCGCTGGAAATTGGCTGCGCCCACGGGGTGCTGACCGGCCAACTGATCGGCCTGTGCGACACGCTGTTGGCGATCGACA
This DNA window, taken from Sphingomonas sp. AP4-R1, encodes the following:
- a CDS encoding glycosyltransferase; the encoded protein is MRIAIIAHLKYAIREPFAGGLEMHTHMLARSLRARGHDVTLFASTQSDPELGVEAICEETSLLETGVAEANDVAFFREHHAYLQLMTELRSRCFDVIHNNSLHYLPVSMAETIATPMVTTLHTPPFCWLESGIRLNRGAMRYVAVSQATADMWSHVAEVHDIVPNGIDLRHFPYFPASDDLPYLVWYGRIVPEKGLDHAIDAARLADIPLRIAGPVSDACYYNEMILPRLGGEITHVGHLAHDQLAGLVGRASAALCTPRWEEPYGLVVAEALACGTPVAAYRRGGVPSLLNKDCGVLAQPDDVASLAAAAIAATRLSRPACRAYAERHCDAERMVDRYEAVYRELRAMPSCVNDLTVDAMPVMASVA
- a CDS encoding glycosyltransferase family 2 protein, which produces MSVEVCVCIPARNEADRIATLIDALAMQTVDRPFGVVLCVNNSSDDTGGVAQHAAARCEGRFTLTQIECFFEPPLAHAGSARRAAMELGAEMLGNTGLLISTDADCRPPADWIAANLAAGGSDRIIGGRIELDEADADEYPAIFAFRRHFDAYWQRVRAIEDSIDPSPWDPAPRHGDHTGASLALSVELYQRSGGVPLQPSGEDRALVEAAIVAGGKLVHPQTVWTRTSARTRGRATGGMAEDLQRWADAEARGELPNVPHFDHWEARALWRRDFRQGRGTKALMEAERLLPAMPCDMALPMVSGS
- a CDS encoding glycosyltransferase codes for the protein MSRPIGYYVHHHGDGHRQRAIAIGQALEHGATLLGTGLKNRSGNLPVVDLPDDRMDDGFAGIDRVERPTSLHYAPIDHEGIRQRTALIARWIAEERPQLLVVDVSVEIAMLARLASAPTVYVRLSGKRLDEPHLDAFRSAEGLIAPFHEALDDDETPDWLREKTFYAPLINGIGAAADEIEKDVVLVVLGRGGGVSDGDRWAQAARAVPDRRWRVVGACTVPPTLPPNLELRGWVDDAASLIGSAGVVVGAAGDGVVSAVLANRRPFICLPETRPFDEQISKAKRLNSLGAAAVSLDWPQPTDWPQLLADAVRVASAWPRELETPGGSERVARWLEALGQQDSFSRSRIA
- a CDS encoding acyl-CoA dehydrogenase family protein, with translation MTLSVQPRSEQGGDIVSRLTELGARYDAAPHFPVESLRALRNAGYHRRFAPSICGGDVFTDPHTRAAQMARALREVGRGDLSVGRLFEGHVNALQLFDWYATSEQLEWLTGALNAGAWFGVWATEPQPGVRLELRDPPTLSGEKMFASGAGGLEHALVTAAVDGGERRLVIVPANDTCRADVSGWRVRGMRASVSGRYSLDGVSVDPEMLLGASGDYDRDPRFTAGAWRFCAVQLGGIEALIIEVRQSMSDTAREDPLQRARFAEAVVATRSAGFWVEEAARRFAADDEDAIAIARLTRGVVEQAGFTVMEAAARILGTRSAFDGERADKIIRDLSLYLRQAGPDHARDEAAKALLDRDIWHGDDLWW
- a CDS encoding PIG-L deacetylase family protein, which codes for MVTAERLTQSRWARARWLILAPHPDDETLGAGALIAHAAAIERLGGVVFLTDGTGSHPAGTPRVAMIRRREAGQAIRRLGGGGVRLYWLGWRDAHPHDARSVAFVRTARILGALLRSCRIDAIAVSDRTEAHCDHVAAFELAEGAMRAARRRVTLFAYHVWSANPASVRRIVTPVMPPGRRRHALRSHRSQMSPVLGNGFRLPSEKLRMPGNDTLTLRSLRR